In Drosophila yakuba strain Tai18E2 chromosome 2R, Prin_Dyak_Tai18E2_2.1, whole genome shotgun sequence, a single genomic region encodes these proteins:
- the LOC6531936 gene encoding THO complex subunit 5, which produces METILNTQFDQLQKAIEGIKEAKSKGQSTDEARTAATLMFVALKHANREVKHKIKAGRDKLHLEKCKVDLSRLQLQNLLYEVSHLKKEIVRCQKFKSRDTSLELLSDAEYSSSLPDMANDEEELSSHKKHLHRLDCELRLRKELDKQYSALLSSKQELLQDNLSHAQRYVSFAPALRTLQSATKPLHDALQLSLDVEWKLSAVVKYLPKPLYVLFIVLQSLQRVSEEQSFTAEVVGYESEAQMQELLKEKKYSTLNHKQTETEIGEQNKIGENSLEEALAPHPLHICLTIGAAGSNQLVLQIRYFDLIKCATVWGQIIYSSNSNSQGDTNFVHHLLRHLFPNDLGNEIPIPGIQHELRSSDLTAEECVRYLKAKDFGKPFCWLQSMCSIATVNSSMLYNHELNLNKNNKEIIDRIARRFNSWQRLSQQIRGLTYKDIDLYSLKENIYPAGLSCSLVQWTAITHEEFHSQISDVLNTSSAEKGITYNSYRAVIVRGSAKMECFIRIPSNYPLEMPLWILNVHWNGCNTSQNNSAIKMMEFWTNSLQPKHLEPNDHVLYAQLFRTIYSFDIFLETEGSMQNTIEYNKEKPYISAFAKRSRSRPYKYIKKGSVYAFKQ; this is translated from the exons ATGGAAACGATATTAAACACGCAGTTCGATCAGCTGCAAAAGGCCATAGAGGGAATCAAGGAGGCGAAGAGCAAG GGACAATCTACGGATGAGGCGCGCACTGCGGCCACCTTGATGTTCGTGGCGCTGAAGCACGCAAACCGCGAGGTGAAGCACAAGATCAAGGCCGGCCGGGACAAGCTGCACCTGGAGAAGTGCAAGGTGGACCTCAGccggctgcagctgcagaatCTTCTGTACGAGGTAAGCCACCTGAAGAAGGAGATTGTGCGCTGCCAGAAGTTCAAGAGCAGGGACACCAGCTTGGAGCTGCTCTCAGACGCCGAGTACTCCAGCAGTCTGCCAGACATGGCCAACGACGAGGAGGAGTTGTCAAGCCACAAAAAGCACCTTCATCGCCTCGACTGCGAGCTGCGTCTGCGAAAGGAACTCGACAAGCAGTACAGCGCCCTGCTGAGCTCCAAGCAGGAACTGCTCCAGGACAATCTTAGCCACGCTCAGCGGTACGTCTCCTTCGCGCCCGCCTTGCGCACCTTGCAGAGCGCCACAAAACCGCTACACGATGCACTGCAACTATCCCTGGACGTGGAATGGAAGTTAAGCGCCGTGGTCAAGTACCTGCCAAAGCCACTCTACGTTTTGTTCATTGTCCTGCAATCCCTGCAGCGGGTCAGCGAGGAGCAGTCCTTCACCGCCGAGGTGGTTGGCTATGAGAGCGAGGCCCAAATGCAGGAGTTGCTTAAGGAGAAAAAGTACTCCACATTGAACCACAAACAGACTGAAACGGAAATTGGGGAGCAGAATAAGATTGGGGAGAACAGCTTGGAAGAGGCACTCGCTCCGCATCCACTACACATTTGCTTGACG ATTGGAGCCGCTGGATCGAATCAGCTCGTTTTGCAAATCCGCTACTTCGACTTGATCAAGTGTGCCACAGTCTGGGGCCAAATAATCTACTCTAGCAATTCCAACAGCCAGGG TGATACAAACTTTGTGCACCACCTTTTGCGGCACTTGTTCCCCAATGACTTGGGCAATGAAATACCCATTCCTGGAATTCAACACGAG CTTCGAAGCTCGGACTTAACAGCTGAAGAATGTGTGCGCTATCTCAAGGCCAAGGACTTCGGAAAACCCTTCTGCTGGCTGCAAAGTATGTGCTCGATTGCAACCGTCAACAGTTCGATGCTGTACAACCACGAGCTGAACttgaacaaaaacaacaaggagATCATTGACCGCATTGCCAGGCGCTTTAACTCTTGGCAGCGTTTAAGCCAACAGATTCGCGGTCTGACCTACAAGGATATTGATTTGTATAGCTTGAAGGAAAACATCTATCCAGCCGGCCTGTCGTGCAGCCTCGTCCAATGGACGGCCATCACACATGAGGAGTTTCACTCGCAAATTTCAGACGTACTGAATACCTCGTCCGCCGAAAAGGGTATTACGTACAACTCTTACCGCGCTGTAATCGTCCGGGGCTCCGCCAAAATGGAGTGCTTCATCAGGATACCGAGTAATTATCCACTGGAGATGCCTTTATGGATTCTGAACGTGCACTGGAACGGATGCAATACCTCGCAAAACAACTCGGCCATCAAG atgaTGGAGTTCTGGACCAACTCCCTGCAGCCCAAACACTTGGAGCCCAACGATCACGTCCTGTATGCGCAGCTCTTCCGCACCATCTACAGCTTCGATATATTCCTCGAGACCGAGGGGTCCATGCAGAACACCATTGAGTACAACAAGGAGAAGCCTTACATAAGCGCCTTTGCCAAGCGGAGTCGTTCACGGCCCTACAAATATATCAAGAAGGGATCGGTCTATGCGTTCAAGCAGTGA
- the LOC6531937 gene encoding uncharacterized protein C6orf136 homolog produces MLRNFGISSIRRSSWMANWCSKERAWASAMRLNAAAPAKCPQKLLSCHAGDKLQQSRRVHESTNAERVPGNPKENERKPEDLDRAYEVLRTTLPKLFVEPLDYSIYSPGLIFHNNITGKHTVGLYHYVKQIAILRTVGHLKYAYVKFEVLKITKHQDDYTVRIRWRVRGISGLKVMFQFWKYKIWQLKEVLKDQEAWYDGYSVCYLGDDGLIIKHVVDKVMPDESREAVENPSATALPPGSLAATSSQKINCQ; encoded by the coding sequence ATGTTGCGAAATTTCGGGATTTCATCAATAAGAAGGAGCAGCTGGATGGCCAACTGGTGCTCCAAGGAGCGGGCGTGGGCGTCCGCCATGCGGCTAAATGCAGCTGCGCCGGCAAAGTGTCCACAAAAATTGTTAAGCTGCCATGCCGGCGATAAGCTCCAGCAAAGTCGAAGGGTTCACGAGAGCACCAATGCGGAGAGGGTGCCCGGGAACCCCAAGGAGAACGAGAGGAAGCCGGAGGATCTGGACAGGGCCTACGAGGTCCTGAGGACCACGCTGCCAAAACTGTTTGTGGAGCCCCTGGACTACTCCATTTACAGCCCAGGTCTGATCTTCCACAACAACATTACGGGCAAGCACACGGTGGGCCTGTATCACTACGTCAAACAGATCGCCATTCTGCGAACGGTGGGACACCTGAAGTACGCGTACGTAAAGTTTGAGGTGCTCAAGATCACGAAGCACCAGGACGACTACACGGTGAGGATAAGGTGGCGAGTACGGGGCATTTCCGGCCTGAAGGTCATGTTCCAGTTCTGGAAGTACAAGATCTGGCAGCTGAAGGAGGTGCTGAAAGATCAGGAGGCGTGGTACGATGGCTACTCTGTCTGCTATCTGGGCGACGACGGGCTGATCATCAAACACGTTGTGGACAAAGTGATGCCGGACGAGAGTCGGGAGGCGGTTGAGAACCCTTCTGCGACGGCACTACCTCCCGGATCCTTGGCAGCGACCTCTTCCCAGAAGATCAACTGCCAATGA